A stretch of Ligilactobacillus faecis DNA encodes these proteins:
- a CDS encoding super-infection exclusion protein B: MLNIKAIISILKLSIKEHFILYFFAFLMLMGNLFEKALHLEWLYNNSAWIIPLLTLFFIAILTGEFLESRQREFAEKKVFKKVHWKKHHKQLQYKNYILNLKGRKKTIVYSMYESDRHRGYLNIYDSDVLDLLGHEVIIPPSKRILVDHYSKVIKHNEIQQLFILAPMAVQIIEENLL, encoded by the coding sequence ATGCTGAATATAAAAGCTATAATAAGTATTTTAAAATTGAGTATCAAGGAACATTTTATACTGTACTTTTTTGCTTTTTTAATGCTGATGGGAAATTTATTTGAAAAAGCATTGCACCTAGAATGGCTTTATAATAATTCTGCTTGGATAATACCTTTATTGACATTATTTTTTATCGCCATTTTAACTGGTGAATTCCTCGAAAGTAGACAAAGAGAATTCGCAGAAAAAAAAGTTTTTAAGAAAGTTCATTGGAAGAAACATCATAAACAGTTACAATACAAGAATTATATTTTAAACCTTAAAGGTAGAAAAAAAACAATAGTATATTCGATGTATGAGAGTGATCGACATAGAGGTTACCTTAATATCTACGATTCGGATGTATTGGATTTATTAGGACATGAAGTTATTATTCCACCGAGTAAAAGAATATTAGTCGATCACTACAGTAAGGTCATAAAACATAATGAAATACAGCAATTGTTTATCTTAGCACCTATGGCTGTACAGATAATCGAAGAAAATCTACTGTAA